A portion of the Bacteroidota bacterium genome contains these proteins:
- a CDS encoding FAD-dependent oxidoreductase, whose translation MKPTDIKNPEYFHKVVDCQYACPSHTPVPQYLRLIAQGRYSESYMVNWDSNVFPGILGRTCDRPCEPACRRGRVEEKPVAICRLKRVAADHKDDVKRMMPQGPFPPNGKKIALIGGGPSSLTVARDLAPIGYEIHLFDDQSKAGGFMRSQIPSFRLPDEVLDEEVGYILDLGIHTHFNQYVASLKEVLEKDYDAIYVGTGAPRGRDLPDLPGRWDAKDNIHVGINWLASVAFEHIKSIGKKVLVLGGGNTAMDCCRTSRRLGGTEVRVVVRSPQAEMKASEWEIEDALHEDIPIFDNHVPKSFVTKEGKLTGMMFEKVKAVYDDSGKRKLVPTGEPDVFMEADDVIVAIGQENSFPWIERDLGIEFDQWGMPILDAKIFASTHPKVFFGGDASLGPKNIITSVAQGHQAAISIHLLCEGQDIKQDRPSPFVNLHSMKMGIHEWGYDSKVENFKRHLVPQADKSETLHNIKKEVELGFEELEAFNEAQRCLNCDMQTVFEENKCIECDACVDVCPTDCITFTFNEEDETDLRAKLIMPAHNTEQSLYVSDKVKTGRIMVKDENVCLHCGLCAERCPTSAWDMQQFYYNITKALNTGENGLPPTIIY comes from the coding sequence ATGAAACCGACAGATATTAAGAATCCTGAATATTTCCATAAAGTAGTTGACTGTCAGTATGCTTGTCCTTCGCATACACCGGTCCCTCAATACTTGCGGCTGATTGCACAAGGCAGATACAGTGAATCATATATGGTAAATTGGGATTCCAATGTATTTCCCGGAATTTTAGGGCGAACCTGCGACCGCCCTTGTGAACCTGCGTGCAGACGTGGACGTGTGGAAGAAAAGCCGGTTGCCATTTGTCGTCTCAAAAGAGTAGCGGCAGACCACAAAGATGACGTGAAAAGAATGATGCCACAGGGACCCTTTCCTCCCAATGGGAAAAAAATTGCCCTTATTGGAGGCGGACCTTCGTCTTTGACTGTTGCCAGAGACCTTGCCCCCATAGGTTATGAAATACATTTATTTGATGACCAATCCAAAGCCGGAGGTTTCATGCGCAGTCAGATTCCTTCTTTCAGACTACCCGATGAAGTGCTGGATGAAGAGGTGGGATATATCCTTGATTTGGGGATTCACACCCATTTCAACCAATATGTTGCTTCTTTGAAAGAGGTATTGGAAAAGGATTATGATGCTATTTATGTAGGAACTGGTGCGCCCAGAGGGCGTGATTTACCCGATTTACCGGGAAGATGGGATGCCAAAGACAATATTCACGTTGGTATTAACTGGTTGGCAAGCGTAGCTTTTGAGCATATTAAATCAATCGGGAAAAAAGTTCTGGTATTGGGCGGAGGAAATACCGCCATGGATTGTTGCAGGACTTCAAGAAGATTGGGTGGAACAGAAGTAAGGGTGGTGGTAAGAAGCCCTCAAGCTGAAATGAAAGCATCCGAATGGGAGATAGAAGATGCACTACATGAAGATATTCCGATTTTTGACAATCATGTTCCTAAATCCTTTGTTACAAAAGAAGGCAAGCTGACGGGTATGATGTTCGAGAAAGTGAAAGCGGTGTACGATGATTCAGGCAAAAGAAAACTTGTTCCGACAGGCGAGCCGGATGTGTTTATGGAAGCAGATGATGTCATTGTTGCCATTGGTCAGGAAAATAGTTTTCCTTGGATAGAAAGAGATTTGGGAATTGAATTTGATCAATGGGGGATGCCGATTTTAGATGCAAAAATATTTGCTTCAACGCACCCCAAGGTGTTTTTTGGCGGTGATGCATCTTTGGGTCCAAAAAACATTATTACATCTGTAGCACAAGGTCATCAGGCTGCCATATCCATACATTTGTTGTGCGAAGGACAAGATATAAAACAAGACCGTCCTTCTCCTTTTGTAAACCTTCACAGTATGAAGATGGGCATACATGAGTGGGGATATGACAGCAAGGTAGAAAATTTCAAACGACATCTTGTACCACAAGCTGACAAATCTGAAACCTTGCACAATATCAAAAAAGAAGTGGAACTCGGTTTTGAAGAATTGGAAGCATTCAACGAAGCCCAACGTTGTCTCAACTGCGATATGCAAACCGTTTTCGAAGAAAATAAATGTATAGAATGTGATGCTTGTGTGGATGTTTGCCCAACGGATTGTATTACATTCACTTTTAATGAAGAAGATGAAACCGATTTGCGTGCAAAACTCATTATGCCTGCTCACAATACAGAGCAAAGCTTGTATGTATCAGACAAAGTCAAAACAGGCAGAATCATGGTAAAAGATGAAAATGTGTGTTTGCATTGTGGATTGTGTGCAGAGCGCT
- a CDS encoding Fic family protein encodes MAKYIYEHKKWTDFTWNEKAINAVFGEVKLIQGKIIGQMNALGFSAKEEATLTALTLDVVKSSEIEGELLNYDQVRSSIARRLGINTAGLVPSSRHIEGVVEMMLDATQRYNIPLSEKRLFGWHAALFPTGHSGPYEIEVGKFRTGEMRIVSGAMGNEKIHYEAVKPNLVKTEMDKFLDWFNNDNQLDFVIKAAIAHLWFIIIHPFDDGNGRIGRAITDMLLARAESSGERFYSMSSQILVERKRYYEVLQKVQHSTGDITEWIEWFLHCLKKAMFATENTTQRILRKAEFWKKNENTAINERQRTMLNMLFDGFEGKLQSSKWAKITKVSTDTALRDIKNLIEKGILKETNEGGRSANYELVE; translated from the coding sequence ATGGCAAAATACATCTATGAACATAAAAAATGGACAGATTTCACTTGGAATGAAAAAGCCATCAATGCTGTATTTGGCGAAGTAAAACTAATACAGGGAAAAATCATCGGACAAATGAACGCCTTAGGTTTTTCAGCCAAAGAAGAAGCCACACTTACGGCTCTTACCTTAGACGTTGTAAAATCAAGCGAAATTGAAGGTGAATTACTCAACTACGACCAAGTGCGTTCTTCCATTGCAAGGCGTTTGGGGATTAACACCGCAGGACTCGTTCCAAGCAGCCGCCACATAGAAGGCGTTGTAGAAATGATGCTTGATGCGACTCAACGCTACAACATACCTTTAAGTGAAAAGCGGTTGTTTGGTTGGCATGCAGCACTTTTTCCCACAGGACATAGCGGACCTTATGAAATAGAAGTTGGAAAATTCCGAACAGGTGAAATGCGGATAGTTTCAGGTGCAATGGGCAATGAGAAAATACACTATGAAGCCGTAAAACCCAATTTAGTCAAAACTGAAATGGACAAGTTTTTGGATTGGTTCAACAATGACAACCAACTTGACTTCGTGATAAAAGCTGCCATTGCTCACTTATGGTTTATCATTATTCACCCGTTTGATGACGGAAATGGACGTATTGGACGAGCCATAACCGATATGTTACTTGCACGTGCAGAAAGTAGTGGCGAACGTTTTTACAGTATGTCAAGCCAAATTTTGGTAGAACGTAAACGCTATTATGAAGTATTACAAAAAGTGCAACATAGCACGGGTGACATAACTGAATGGATTGAATGGTTTTTGCATTGTTTGAAAAAAGCAATGTTTGCTACTGAAAATACAACACAACGTATTTTGCGAAAAGCCGAATTTTGGAAAAAGAACGAAAACACCGCAATCAATGAACGCCAACGAACAATGTTAAACATGCTCTTTGACGGCTTTGAGGGAAAATTACAATCATCAAAATGGGCAAAGATTACCAAAGTTTCAACTGACACGGCATTGCGTGACATAAAAAACCTGATAGAAAAAGGAATTTTAAAAGAAACCAACGAAGGCGGACGAAGCGCTAATTATGAACTTGTCGAGTAA
- a CDS encoding beta-lactamase family protein has product MNKKLFFILAITLLNSCHKGEDINPTFYECNFNFADSSYANPNNNKYRSLINDMTSSGVVGVTMSVYHPQTGIWIGASGKADLYNDIDMKSCNISRVGSTVKMFTATTILKLAEEGKLSLDDKISSYLQGDVIDKIENANKATIRQLLQHSSGIYNYIQNLKFQTASLNDFIREWKPEDLLKYAYNQKSYFQPGEDVRYSNTGYIMLGMLIEKIEGKPFYKVFEDKIFSPLGLTMTKFAAEDHIPSGTVRGYIDMYSNLQVVESTYFSGWDYYTADGGLISNPYDMNVFFRALMSGQIINSNSLAEMLTWKNEKYPDPDFFPISYGLGIFKIQTEKGIAFMHSGDAVGYYANMLYFPSDSTTIVYAVNSNYGKIDQFVSTKVAIEKIISEIK; this is encoded by the coding sequence ATGAATAAAAAACTATTTTTTATACTTGCAATAACGCTTCTTAACTCTTGTCACAAAGGGGAGGACATAAATCCAACATTTTATGAATGTAATTTTAATTTTGCTGACAGCAGTTATGCAAATCCAAACAACAATAAATACCGGTCATTAATAAATGATATGACTTCAAGCGGTGTTGTTGGTGTAACAATGTCGGTCTATCACCCGCAAACGGGTATCTGGATTGGAGCAAGTGGAAAGGCAGATTTGTATAATGATATTGATATGAAATCTTGTAATATTTCCAGAGTTGGATCAACGGTTAAGATGTTCACTGCGACCACTATCTTAAAACTTGCAGAAGAAGGAAAGCTAAGTTTGGACGATAAAATTTCATCTTACCTACAAGGCGATGTAATTGATAAAATTGAAAATGCCAACAAAGCAACCATCCGACAATTGCTTCAACATTCAAGTGGCATTTACAACTACATTCAAAATCTAAAGTTCCAAACCGCTTCACTCAATGATTTTATACGAGAGTGGAAACCTGAGGACTTATTAAAATATGCATATAATCAAAAATCATACTTTCAGCCCGGAGAGGATGTGCGATACTCAAATACCGGATACATTATGCTTGGAATGTTAATTGAAAAAATAGAAGGCAAACCATTTTATAAGGTATTCGAGGACAAAATATTTTCCCCGCTTGGGTTAACAATGACAAAGTTTGCAGCCGAAGACCATATTCCAAGTGGTACTGTGAGAGGATATATTGATATGTACAGTAATTTGCAAGTAGTAGAAAGTACTTATTTCAGTGGTTGGGATTATTACACAGCAGATGGTGGATTAATTTCAAACCCTTATGATATGAATGTTTTCTTTCGTGCATTAATGAGTGGTCAAATTATAAATTCAAATTCTTTGGCAGAAATGCTTACCTGGAAAAACGAGAAATATCCAGACCCTGATTTCTTCCCGATATCTTATGGATTAGGAATTTTTAAGATTCAGACAGAAAAGGGAATTGCCTTTATGCATAGTGGGGATGCAGTTGGTTATTATGCAAATATGCTTTATTTCCCAAGCGACAGTACAACTATTGTTTATGCAGTAAACAGTAACTATGGTAAAATAGACCAATTTGTTTCAACTAAAGTAGCAATAGAGAAAATTATTTCAGAGATTAAGTAG